Below is a window of Bifidobacterium asteroides DNA.
CGTCATCTACCCCATCATTGGCATCGTCTTCATCGTCGCCTATTGGGTCATGCCGGACCTGGCGGACCAGTCAGGCACGCTCGTCTACTCGCTCGCCATCACGATCGTGGTCGTCAACTATCTGATGCAGCTGGTGAACGAGCGCCTAATCCCGCGCGAAGGGCCGTCCGTGTAGCTGCCACACTTTTATGTGTGCTCAGTTAAAGGTTCCCTGATAGAAGGAGAGTTCATAGGGGGATTTCCTCATTTGCTGCTGTCCCCAGCCAAGGTGCTTCACTGCAGCTCTGGCGATTAAGGTCTTTCTCTGATGTTGGTCCATTGGTGGATGTCGGTGTAGGTGGGTTTCATGTGTTGTTTCCGCGATGTCGTGGTAGTTGGTTGTTGGTTGTTGGTTGTTGGTGGTCCATTGGTATCCGTAGGCGGTGTGTTGTTGGCCTCTGAGTGTGGTGAGGATGCCGTGTTTGATGGTGGTGGTGCTGGTTCCTGGGCGGTGGCGTCTTTTGGGTGCCTGGTTGCGTGCGGCGAGTTGGGTGATGGCGGTTCGGTCGGTGCCGCTGGGGTTGCGGTAGCCGGATTCCCAGGATGAGACGGTCTTGACGCTGCATCCGAGCAGCTGGCCGAACTCCTGTTGGGTGAGGCGGAGTCGTTTCCGGATGTTCCTGATGTCCTATGGATGTAGGTGGGCATGTGCGCATCCTCCCTTCAGTCTGCAATGTAGCACTCTTCATGGGGTGGCGCGGTGGAGCCGGGGGAGGGGACCGTGGATGGCCGGACCCGGACCGCCTGGCCGGCGGGATCGGACCGCCTGGACGCGGTCCTGGTCGTACGGATCGGGGCCCGCGCGGATGCCGGCACACACACATGCACGGCCCTGTGCTCATGCTCATATGCATATGAAACCTTGTACAGATACGCATATGAGCATATGAGCATATGAGAAGATGAGCAGATGATCATACAAGCCCATGCCACAATGATACTACCCACACAAAAAAGGAGAGCTGATGGCCGCATTGGCCGAAGCCCAATTCCGGATCTTCGCGAGCTCGCCGGCGGGGATCGGGTCCTGTGCAGCGCGGGCGGACACACCGTGGAGCGCATGGAGAGGGCCGGGCTCATCCGCCGGCAGCCTCACCGCCCCCGAGAAGCGCGCCGTCCTCCTGGAACGGGCCTGCCCCGAGCGCGCCCGGCGCCGCCTCATCCTCGACCGCGCCCGGTCCGTCGCCCTGCCTGCCGCAAGCAGCTTCACCCCTTCACCAGGGAGGGGCTCGCCCGCCTCGCCGGCA
It encodes the following:
- a CDS encoding helix-turn-helix transcriptional regulator; protein product: MRNIRKRLRLTQQEFGQLLGCSVKTVSSWESGYRNPSGTDRTAITQLAARNQAPKRRHRPGTSTTTIKHGILTTLRGQQHTAYGYQWTTNNQQPTTNYHDIAETTHETHLHRHPPMDQHQRKTLIARAAVKHLGWGQQQMRKSPYELSFYQGTFN